The following proteins are co-located in the Pseudomonas synxantha genome:
- a CDS encoding TldD/PmbA family protein, translated as MFEHHTTLKKHFSALRTGAEFFSLRYVRESGQYLSVRKNVAEPPHLGHDEGAMLTVRLNGVEAYAATNDISLAGLQAALERAEQQARLIQPHALLDLRQQPVSSDVGDYLSPDLEQPFPSLSDCYQLLGDESAAVPKDERLVTWEVSLGTTRVEQIYLNSAGAQLRQAQRFVFPGLSVTAFDGNDSQTRTLGGTNFGQQGSAGVIQRFGLVGAASQVADEALQLLLAPNTPHGPRDLLLMPDQMILQIHESIGHPLELDRILGDERNYAGTSFVKASDFGHLQYGSSLLNVTFDPDIPEQLASYSHDDDGTRASKQFLIRDGLLLKPLGGALSQFRADLPGVANSRACGWNRPPIDRMANLNIEAGDKSLAQLVGGIEHGILMSTNRSWSIDDARNKFQFGCEWGQLIENGELKGVVKNPNYRAISAQFWRKLSAVGDASTFKVLGTPNCGKGEPNQVIRVGHASPACVFSNVDVFGGDA; from the coding sequence ATGTTCGAACACCACACCACACTCAAAAAGCACTTCAGCGCCCTGCGCACCGGTGCTGAGTTCTTCTCGTTGCGTTACGTGCGCGAATCCGGCCAGTACCTGTCGGTGCGCAAGAACGTCGCCGAGCCGCCACACCTGGGTCACGACGAAGGCGCCATGCTTACCGTGCGTCTCAATGGCGTGGAAGCCTACGCCGCGACCAACGACATTTCCCTGGCCGGCCTGCAAGCGGCCCTTGAACGCGCCGAACAGCAAGCCCGGCTGATCCAGCCCCACGCCCTGCTCGATCTGCGCCAGCAGCCAGTTTCCAGTGATGTCGGCGACTACCTGTCTCCCGACCTTGAGCAGCCCTTCCCGTCCCTGAGCGATTGCTACCAACTACTTGGCGATGAGTCTGCCGCCGTGCCCAAGGATGAGCGCCTGGTGACCTGGGAAGTCAGCCTGGGCACCACCCGGGTTGAACAGATTTATCTCAACAGCGCCGGCGCGCAATTGCGCCAGGCCCAGCGTTTCGTCTTTCCCGGCCTGAGCGTCACCGCCTTCGACGGCAACGACAGCCAGACCCGAACCCTGGGCGGTACCAACTTCGGCCAGCAAGGCAGTGCCGGCGTGATCCAGCGCTTTGGCCTGGTCGGCGCTGCCAGCCAGGTGGCCGACGAAGCCCTGCAATTGCTGCTCGCACCGAACACGCCCCACGGCCCACGTGACCTGCTGTTGATGCCCGACCAGATGATCCTGCAGATCCACGAATCCATCGGCCACCCGCTGGAACTGGACCGTATCCTCGGGGACGAGCGCAATTACGCCGGCACCAGCTTTGTGAAGGCCAGCGACTTCGGCCATCTGCAATACGGCTCATCGCTGCTCAACGTGACCTTCGACCCGGACATCCCCGAACAACTGGCCAGCTACAGCCACGACGACGACGGCACCCGCGCCAGCAAGCAATTCCTGATCCGCGACGGCCTGCTGCTCAAGCCCTTGGGCGGTGCGTTGTCGCAATTTCGCGCCGACTTGCCAGGCGTCGCCAACAGCCGCGCCTGCGGCTGGAACCGCCCACCCATCGACCGCATGGCCAACCTGAATATCGAGGCCGGCGATAAAAGCCTCGCGCAGCTTGTGGGCGGCATCGAACACGGCATCCTTATGTCGACCAACCGTTCGTGGTCCATCGACGATGCGCGCAACAAGTTCCAGTTCGGCTGCGAGTGGGGCCAGTTGATCGAAAACGGCGAACTCAAGGGCGTGGTGAAGAACCCCAACTACCGGGCGATTTCCGCGCAATTCTGGCGCAAGCTCAGCGCCGTCGGCGATGCCAGCACTTTCAAGGTATTGGGCACGCCGAACTGTGGCAAAGGCGAGCCCAACCAGGTGATCCGCGTTGGCCATGCATCGCCGGCCTGCGTGTTCAGTAACGTCGACGTATTTGGGGGAGATGCCTGA
- a CDS encoding TldD/PmbA family protein, with protein sequence MDNFKALVDWLKQAITDKEQFHLGYADESSEFVRLNHAKVRQAGQVQQASLNLKLIDDGRHADLGITLSGEPELDRQRLADGLEQLRQTLPLLPQDPYLLLNHNAWQSHNEQLRPLPDMAQVLQDISLAAEGVDLVGFYAAGPISRGFASSEGAFGWHRANSFNFDFSLFHANGEAVKASYAGHTWNSAEFTARLQQAREQLAFLGRPLHNLAPGQYRAYLAPAALEEIISIITWGGFSAQAIASKSSSLQRLYAAEQSLSPLVTIDEQISGSLSQAFSTEGYPREDVTLICAGKARGQLVNSRSAAEYGLSANGASGDESPSALQMAPGSLAQADILKQLGTGLYISNLWYLNYSDLPAARLTGMTRFATFWVEDGKIKAPVSTMRFDDSVFQLLGSQLEALTADRELLLSASTYSQRNTASSLLPGALVKRLTLTL encoded by the coding sequence ATGGATAACTTCAAGGCATTGGTGGACTGGCTCAAGCAAGCCATCACCGACAAGGAACAATTTCACCTCGGCTACGCGGATGAGTCGTCCGAATTCGTGCGTTTGAACCATGCCAAGGTACGCCAGGCCGGACAGGTGCAACAGGCCAGCCTGAACCTCAAGCTGATCGACGATGGTCGCCATGCGGACCTTGGCATCACCTTGTCCGGCGAGCCGGAACTGGACCGCCAGCGCCTCGCCGATGGCCTGGAACAGCTACGCCAAACCCTGCCGCTGCTGCCCCAGGACCCGTACCTGCTGCTCAACCACAACGCCTGGCAAAGCCACAACGAACAACTGCGACCGCTGCCGGACATGGCGCAAGTGCTGCAAGACATCAGCCTGGCTGCCGAAGGCGTAGACCTGGTCGGCTTCTACGCAGCCGGGCCTATCAGCCGTGGGTTCGCCAGCTCCGAGGGTGCATTCGGCTGGCATCGGGCCAATAGCTTCAACTTCGATTTCAGCCTGTTCCACGCCAATGGTGAAGCGGTAAAAGCCAGCTACGCCGGGCACACCTGGAACAGCGCCGAATTCACCGCCCGCTTGCAGCAAGCGCGCGAGCAGCTGGCGTTTCTCGGTCGCCCGCTGCACAACCTGGCGCCCGGCCAGTACCGTGCCTACCTCGCCCCGGCAGCGCTGGAAGAAATCATCAGCATCATCACCTGGGGAGGGTTTTCCGCCCAGGCCATCGCCAGCAAGAGCAGTTCATTGCAGCGCCTGTATGCCGCTGAGCAGTCGCTGAGCCCGCTGGTGACGATCGATGAGCAGATCAGCGGCTCCCTGAGCCAGGCGTTTTCCACCGAAGGCTACCCGCGCGAGGACGTTACCCTGATCTGCGCCGGCAAGGCGCGAGGCCAACTGGTGAATTCGCGCAGCGCCGCCGAATACGGCTTGAGCGCCAACGGCGCCAGCGGCGACGAATCGCCCAGTGCCCTGCAGATGGCACCAGGCAGCCTGGCCCAAGCCGATATCCTCAAGCAGTTGGGCACCGGCCTGTATATCAGCAACCTGTGGTACCTGAACTATTCCGATCTGCCGGCGGCACGCCTGACCGGCATGACGCGCTTCGCCACGTTCTGGGTGGAAGACGGCAAGATCAAGGCGCCGGTCAGTACCATGCGTTTTGATGACAGCGTCTTCCAGTTGCTCGGCTCGCAATTGGAAGCGCTGACCGCTGATCGGGAGCTGCTGCTGTCGGCCAGTACCTACAGCCAGCGCAATACGGCCTCCAGCCTTCTGCCTGGCGCCTTGGTAAAACGCCTGACGCTGACCTTGTAA
- a CDS encoding alpha/beta fold hydrolase: MNHGSFVIEKLVKHYNVHVEQLGNNPEKKTVLMVNGALSTTRSFARTSKCLAEHFNVLLFDLPFSGYSREYNTDLDLVTKDDEVQILRALVERFQVNHLVSASWGGISTLLTLAHNPPSIESSVVMALAPNLNQAMLDYVERVRVLIEADDKSAVGHLLNETVGKYLSPRLKRNNHRHLSSMATTEYRQARFHIHQVLALGDGNYLPALHKIETPVLFLNGALDEYTPATEARLFNRYVGHSSFAVAAHTGHLLDLESREAALAVHRALLDFLVGEHAALSDLDEPPVGKNLRVSA; encoded by the coding sequence ATGAACCATGGAAGTTTTGTCATTGAAAAGCTGGTCAAGCACTACAACGTTCATGTTGAGCAGTTGGGAAACAATCCGGAAAAGAAAACCGTGCTGATGGTCAATGGCGCGTTGTCCACCACCCGCTCCTTTGCCCGTACCAGCAAATGCCTGGCCGAGCATTTCAACGTGCTGCTGTTCGACCTGCCGTTCTCCGGCTACTCCCGCGAGTACAATACCGACCTCGACCTGGTCACCAAGGATGACGAAGTACAAATCCTGCGCGCCCTGGTGGAACGCTTCCAGGTCAACCACCTGGTGTCGGCCTCGTGGGGCGGCATCTCCACGCTGCTGACCCTGGCGCACAACCCGCCCTCCATCGAAAGCTCGGTGGTGATGGCCCTGGCGCCCAACCTCAACCAAGCCATGCTCGACTATGTAGAACGCGTGCGCGTGCTCATTGAGGCCGATGACAAGTCTGCGGTCGGCCACCTGCTCAACGAGACGGTCGGCAAATACCTGTCTCCCCGCCTCAAGCGCAACAACCACCGGCACCTGTCGAGCATGGCCACTACTGAGTACCGCCAGGCACGCTTTCATATCCACCAGGTGCTGGCCCTGGGCGACGGTAACTACTTGCCAGCACTCCACAAGATTGAAACGCCAGTGCTCTTTCTCAACGGCGCCCTGGATGAATACACTCCGGCCACGGAGGCCCGATTGTTCAACCGGTATGTGGGCCATAGCAGCTTCGCCGTTGCCGCACACACCGGCCATCTACTGGACCTGGAGTCCCGCGAGGCGGCGTTGGCCGTGCACCGCGCGTTGTTGGATTTTCTAGTGGGCGAGCATGCGGCGTTATCGGACTTAGATGAACCGCCAGTGGGAAAAAACTTAAGGGTTAGCGCATAA
- the mdtD gene encoding multidrug transporter subunit MdtD — translation MPNRAPLDAKTARWLPWVVAIAFFMQSLDGTILNTALPAMARDLAENPLRMQGVVIAYMLTVALLIPASGWIADRFGTKKIFFGAIMLFSIGSLLCALSSSLTMLVGARVIQGLGGALMLPVGRLVVLRAYPRSELVRIMGFITIPGLLGPLLGPTMGGWMVQYLTWHWIFLINLPVGMIGCYAVWKFIPDLRGSERTRFDGLGFLLFGAAMVLITIAMEGLGELHLPHLRVMLLLFGGLACLAAYWLRAGHIDSPLFSPILFKTRTFAVGILGNLFARLGSGALPFLVPLLLQVALGYSPSEAGMSMLPLAAAAMFAKSVARPLIERLGYRIVLTGNTLALGLMLASMGLVSEHTPYPLLLTMLAVLGAINSLQFTAMNTVTLIDLDDAQASSGNSLLSVVAQLSLSLGVACAGALLGGFTAETGNDGVESVLGAFQLTFLTVGIMAMLAAAIFLQLSPKDGKRVVSREHDIEH, via the coding sequence ATGCCGAATCGCGCCCCTCTCGATGCCAAGACCGCCCGCTGGCTACCCTGGGTGGTAGCGATTGCCTTCTTCATGCAGTCGCTGGATGGGACGATTCTCAACACTGCGCTGCCTGCCATGGCTCGGGACCTCGCAGAAAACCCGTTGCGCATGCAAGGGGTAGTGATCGCCTACATGCTCACCGTCGCCCTGCTGATCCCGGCGTCAGGCTGGATCGCCGACCGCTTCGGCACCAAGAAAATTTTCTTTGGCGCGATCATGCTGTTCAGCATCGGTTCGTTGCTGTGCGCTCTGTCCAGCAGTTTGACCATGCTGGTGGGGGCACGGGTGATCCAGGGCTTGGGCGGTGCTCTGATGCTGCCGGTGGGGCGCTTGGTGGTACTGCGGGCTTATCCGCGTTCCGAGCTGGTGCGGATCATGGGTTTCATTACCATCCCCGGCCTGCTCGGCCCGTTGCTGGGCCCGACCATGGGCGGCTGGATGGTGCAGTACCTGACCTGGCACTGGATCTTCTTGATCAACCTGCCGGTGGGCATGATCGGCTGCTACGCCGTGTGGAAGTTCATCCCCGACCTGCGCGGCAGTGAGCGCACACGCTTCGACGGCCTTGGTTTCTTGCTGTTCGGCGCAGCCATGGTGTTGATCACCATCGCCATGGAGGGCCTGGGCGAACTGCACCTGCCGCACCTGCGGGTGATGTTGCTGCTGTTCGGCGGGCTGGCGTGCCTGGCTGCGTACTGGTTGCGCGCCGGGCATATCGATAGCCCGTTGTTCTCCCCGATACTGTTCAAGACCCGCACCTTTGCCGTGGGCATTCTCGGCAACCTGTTTGCGCGGCTGGGCAGCGGCGCATTGCCGTTCCTGGTGCCGCTGCTATTGCAGGTGGCGCTGGGCTACTCGCCGTCGGAAGCCGGGATGAGCATGCTGCCGCTGGCGGCGGCGGCGATGTTTGCCAAGTCCGTGGCCAGGCCGCTGATCGAGCGCCTCGGCTACCGCATCGTGCTGACCGGCAACACCTTGGCCCTGGGCCTCATGCTGGCGAGCATGGGCCTGGTCAGCGAGCACACACCCTACCCGCTGCTGTTGACCATGCTGGCGGTCCTGGGGGCGATCAACTCCCTGCAATTCACGGCAATGAACACCGTGACCTTGATCGACCTCGACGACGCCCAGGCCAGCAGTGGCAACAGCTTGCTGTCGGTGGTGGCGCAATTGTCCCTGAGCCTGGGCGTGGCCTGCGCCGGTGCATTGCTCGGCGGCTTTACCGCCGAGACGGGCAACGATGGGGTGGAAAGCGTGCTCGGCGCCTTCCAACTGACCTTCCTCACCGTGGGCATCATGGCGATGCTGGCGGCGGCGATCTTCCTGCAACTGTCGCCAAAAGACGGCAAACGGGTGGTCAGCCGCGAGCACGATATCGAGCACTGA
- the dbpA gene encoding ATP-dependent RNA helicase DbpA: MLANLDSLGYVEMTQIQAQSLPVILKGLDLIAQAKTGSGKTAAFGIGLLNPINPRYFGCQALVMCPTRELADQVAKEIRRLARAEDNIKVLTLCGGVSLGPQIASLEHGAHVIVGTPGRIQQHLRKGSLVLDGLNTLILDEADRMLDMGFYDAIEDIISKTPPRRQTLLFSATYPVSIKQLASKFMRAPQQVKAEAFHSDDQIEQRFYEISPEERMDAVTKVLAHFRPASCVAFCFTKQQVQETVDHLTSKGISAVGLHGDLEQRDRDQVLAMFANRSTSVLVATDVAARGLDIDSLDMVINVELARDSEIHIHRVGRTGRAGETGIAISLVAPSEAHRAQAIEQLQKSPLNWDQLDNLKPQSGGPLLPQMSTLCIAAGRKDKVRPGDILGALTGEAGIPGAQVGKIAIFDFQAFVAVERGIAKQALQRLNDGKIKGRSLRVRIL; the protein is encoded by the coding sequence ATGCTGGCTAACCTCGACTCGCTGGGGTATGTCGAGATGACGCAGATCCAGGCGCAAAGCTTGCCGGTGATCCTCAAGGGGCTGGACCTGATTGCCCAGGCCAAGACCGGCAGCGGCAAGACCGCCGCCTTCGGCATCGGCCTGTTGAACCCGATCAACCCACGTTACTTCGGTTGCCAGGCACTGGTGATGTGCCCGACCCGTGAGCTGGCCGACCAGGTCGCCAAGGAAATCCGTCGCCTGGCCCGTGCCGAAGACAATATCAAGGTGCTGACCCTGTGCGGCGGTGTGTCCCTCGGCCCGCAGATTGCTTCCCTGGAGCATGGCGCCCATGTGATCGTCGGCACCCCGGGCCGTATCCAGCAGCACCTGCGCAAAGGTTCGTTGGTACTGGACGGCTTGAACACCCTGATCCTCGACGAAGCCGACCGCATGCTCGACATGGGCTTCTACGACGCCATTGAAGACATCATCAGCAAGACCCCGCCCCGCCGCCAGACCCTGCTGTTCTCGGCCACCTACCCGGTGAGCATCAAGCAACTGGCGTCCAAGTTCATGCGTGCGCCGCAACAGGTCAAGGCCGAAGCGTTTCACTCCGATGACCAGATCGAGCAGCGCTTCTACGAGATCTCCCCGGAAGAACGCATGGATGCGGTGACCAAGGTCCTGGCGCACTTCCGCCCGGCTTCCTGCGTTGCGTTCTGCTTCACCAAGCAGCAAGTGCAGGAAACCGTGGATCACCTGACGTCCAAAGGCATTTCCGCCGTCGGTCTGCACGGTGACCTGGAACAGCGCGACCGTGACCAGGTACTGGCCATGTTCGCCAACCGCAGCACCTCCGTACTGGTCGCCACAGACGTCGCCGCCCGAGGCCTGGACATCGACTCGCTGGACATGGTGATCAACGTCGAACTGGCCCGCGACTCGGAAATCCACATCCACCGCGTCGGCCGCACTGGCCGTGCCGGTGAGACCGGTATCGCCATCAGCCTGGTGGCGCCGTCCGAAGCGCACCGCGCCCAGGCCATCGAGCAACTGCAGAAGTCGCCGCTGAACTGGGACCAATTGGACAACCTCAAACCGCAAAGCGGTGGCCCGCTGCTGCCGCAGATGAGCACCCTGTGCATCGCCGCCGGGCGTAAAGACAAGGTCCGCCCAGGCGACATCCTCGGCGCGTTGACCGGTGAAGCCGGCATCCCGGGCGCCCAGGTCGGCAAGATCGCAATCTTTGATTTCCAGGCATTCGTGGCCGTGGAACGCGGGATCGCCAAGCAGGCGTTGCAGCGTTTGAATGATGGCAAGATCAAGGGCCGATCGTTGCGCGTGCGGATCTTGTAA
- a CDS encoding NAD(P)/FAD-dependent oxidoreductase, whose product MRSTEVVIIGAGAAGLMCALTAAGRGRKVMLIDHANKAGKKILMSGGGRCNFTNMYTEPANFLSHNAHFCKSALARYTQWDFIALVAKHGVPYHEKKLGQLFCDNKSSDILGMLLDECIQTGVSLHLETSIEEIAKLDSGYQLQTTLGELRCESLVIATGGLSIPTLGATGFGYQVARQFGHELLPTRAGLVPFTITDQLKELCGELSGTSVDCLVNCNNQSFRENILFTHRGLSGPAILQISSYWESGDTVEINLLPDHDAHAWLQQQQVERPNSELKTLLGEIFTKKMANLLAETWFLSKPMKQYTHAEITDIAQKLGSWQLVPAGTEGYRTAEVTLGGVDTREVSSKTMESLKSPGLYFIGEVLDVTGHLGGFNFQWAWASGYAAAQYV is encoded by the coding sequence TTGCGCTCGACCGAAGTTGTGATCATTGGCGCCGGCGCCGCAGGCTTGATGTGCGCACTGACCGCTGCCGGGCGCGGGCGCAAGGTGATGCTGATCGACCACGCCAACAAAGCCGGCAAGAAGATCCTGATGTCCGGTGGTGGCCGCTGCAATTTCACCAATATGTACACCGAGCCGGCCAACTTCCTTTCGCACAATGCACACTTCTGCAAGTCGGCCCTGGCGCGCTATACCCAGTGGGATTTTATCGCGCTGGTCGCCAAGCACGGCGTGCCCTACCACGAGAAGAAACTCGGCCAGCTGTTCTGCGATAACAAGTCCAGCGACATCCTCGGCATGCTGCTTGATGAGTGCATCCAGACCGGCGTGAGCCTGCACCTGGAGACTTCGATTGAGGAGATTGCCAAGCTCGACAGCGGCTACCAGCTGCAGACCACCCTGGGCGAACTGCGCTGCGAATCCCTGGTGATTGCCACTGGCGGTTTGTCGATCCCCACGCTGGGCGCCACCGGTTTTGGCTATCAAGTCGCCAGGCAATTCGGCCATGAACTGTTGCCGACCCGCGCCGGGCTGGTGCCGTTCACCATCACCGACCAGCTCAAGGAATTATGCGGCGAGCTGTCCGGCACTTCGGTGGATTGCCTGGTCAACTGCAACAACCAGAGTTTTCGCGAGAACATCCTCTTTACCCATCGTGGCCTGAGCGGGCCGGCGATTTTGCAGATTTCCTCGTATTGGGAATCCGGCGACACCGTGGAAATCAACCTGTTGCCCGACCACGATGCCCATGCCTGGCTGCAGCAGCAACAGGTCGAACGCCCTAACAGTGAGTTGAAAACCCTGCTGGGTGAAATTTTCACCAAGAAGATGGCCAACCTTTTGGCCGAAACCTGGTTTTTGTCCAAGCCGATGAAGCAGTACACCCACGCTGAAATTACCGACATCGCGCAAAAACTTGGTAGCTGGCAATTGGTGCCGGCGGGCACCGAGGGCTATCGCACCGCCGAAGTGACGCTGGGTGGGGTAGACACGCGGGAAGTGTCGTCCAAGACCATGGAATCGCTGAAAAGCCCGGGCTTGTACTTTATCGGTGAAGTGCTGGATGTGACCGGTCACCTGGGAGGGTTCAACTTCCAGTGGGCGTGGGCATCTGGTTACGCAGCCGCACAATACGTCTGA
- the yccS gene encoding YccS family putative transporter, whose protein sequence is MSSTSFKQSMRRLWALDKFSYSVRVFIALTGSMALCWYQDEMTLLIPLFLGIIASALAETDDSWQGRLNALAVTLVCFSIAALSVELLFPYPWIFAIALALASFCLTMLGALGERYGAIASATLILSVYTMIGVDQRGGAVTDFWHEPLLLVAGAAWYGVLSVLWQVLFSNQPVQQSLARLFRELGRYLKLKSSLFEPIRQLDVEARRLELAQQNGRVVAALNAAKEIILHRVGNGRPGSKVSRYLKLYFLAQDIHERASSSHYPYNALTEAFFHSDVLFRCQRLLRQQGKACQTLAESIQLRQPFIYDDSFAEALGDLNASLEHLRIQSNPAWRGLLRSLRALAANLSTLDRLLGDASNPDALADATDSNLLDRAPRNLKEMWTRLRTQLTPTSLLFRHALRLSLALTIGYGTLHAIHASQGYWIILTTLFVCQPSYGATRRKLGQRIIGTAIGLTVAWALFDLFPNPVVQSMFAIAAGLVFFINRTTRYTLATAAITLMVLFCFNQVGDGYGLFLPRLFDTLLGSLIAGLAVFLFLPDWQGRRLNKVLANTLTCNGIYLRQIMQQYAAGKRDDLAYRLARRNAHNADAALSTTLANMLMEPGHFRKEADVGFRFLVLSHTLLSYLSGLGAHRETQLPADVREHLIDGAGHALALSIDEIASGLANKQPIAIQSDAEEALAAELEQMPDEIDEGQRLVQTQLALICRQLGPLRTLAAHLIKDTSAA, encoded by the coding sequence ATGTCATCGACCTCGTTCAAGCAGTCCATGCGGCGCCTGTGGGCGCTGGATAAATTCAGCTACAGCGTACGGGTGTTCATCGCCCTCACCGGCAGCATGGCGCTGTGTTGGTACCAGGATGAAATGACGCTGCTGATCCCGCTGTTCCTGGGGATTATCGCCAGCGCCCTGGCCGAGACCGATGACAGTTGGCAAGGCCGCCTCAATGCCTTGGCGGTGACGCTGGTGTGTTTCAGCATCGCTGCGCTGTCGGTGGAGCTGCTGTTCCCCTACCCGTGGATCTTTGCCATCGCCCTGGCCCTGGCCAGCTTCTGCCTGACCATGCTGGGCGCCTTGGGCGAACGCTATGGCGCGATTGCCTCGGCCACGTTGATCCTGTCGGTCTACACCATGATCGGCGTGGACCAGCGCGGCGGCGCCGTCACCGACTTCTGGCATGAGCCGTTGCTGCTGGTGGCCGGCGCCGCCTGGTACGGGGTGCTGTCGGTGCTGTGGCAGGTACTGTTTTCCAACCAGCCGGTACAGCAGAGCCTGGCTCGATTGTTCCGTGAGCTGGGGCGTTACCTCAAGCTCAAGTCATCCTTATTCGAACCGATACGCCAGCTGGATGTGGAAGCACGCCGCCTCGAACTGGCCCAGCAAAATGGCCGGGTAGTCGCGGCGTTGAATGCGGCCAAGGAAATCATCCTGCACCGCGTCGGCAATGGTCGGCCGGGCTCGAAGGTCAGCCGCTACCTGAAACTCTACTTCCTGGCCCAGGACATCCACGAGCGCGCCAGTTCCTCCCACTACCCCTACAACGCCCTCACCGAAGCCTTCTTCCACAGCGATGTGCTGTTCCGCTGCCAGCGCCTGCTGCGCCAGCAAGGCAAGGCGTGCCAGACCCTGGCCGAGTCGATCCAACTGCGCCAGCCGTTCATCTATGACGACAGCTTCGCCGAAGCCCTGGGCGACCTCAACGCCTCCCTGGAACACCTGCGCATCCAGAGCAACCCGGCCTGGCGTGGCCTGTTGCGCTCGTTGCGCGCCTTGGCGGCCAACCTGTCCACCCTCGACCGCTTGCTGGGCGATGCCAGCAACCCCGATGCCCTGGCCGACGCCACCGACAGCAACCTGCTGGACCGCGCCCCGCGCAACCTCAAGGAAATGTGGACGCGCCTGCGCACCCAATTGACGCCGACTTCACTGCTGTTTCGCCACGCCTTGCGCCTGTCATTGGCGCTGACCATCGGCTACGGCACCCTGCATGCGATCCACGCGTCCCAGGGTTATTGGATCATCCTCACCACCCTGTTTGTCTGCCAGCCCAGCTACGGTGCTACGCGGCGCAAGCTCGGCCAGCGCATCATCGGTACCGCCATCGGCCTCACCGTGGCCTGGGCGCTGTTCGACCTGTTTCCCAACCCCGTGGTGCAATCAATGTTCGCCATCGCCGCCGGCCTGGTGTTCTTTATCAACCGCACCACGCGCTACACCCTGGCTACGGCGGCGATCACCCTGATGGTGCTGTTCTGCTTCAACCAGGTGGGCGATGGCTACGGGCTATTCCTGCCGCGCCTGTTCGATACCTTGCTCGGCAGCCTGATCGCAGGGCTGGCGGTATTCCTGTTCCTGCCGGACTGGCAAGGCCGGCGCCTGAACAAAGTGCTGGCCAACACCCTGACCTGCAACGGCATCTACCTGCGCCAGATCATGCAGCAATACGCCGCCGGCAAACGCGACGACCTGGCCTACCGCCTGGCCCGCCGCAACGCTCACAACGCCGATGCCGCATTGTCCACCACCCTGGCGAATATGCTGATGGAGCCGGGACACTTCCGTAAGGAAGCCGATGTGGGCTTTCGCTTCCTGGTGCTGTCCCACACCCTGCTCAGCTATTTGTCAGGGCTGGGTGCGCATCGCGAAACCCAACTGCCGGCCGATGTGCGCGAGCATTTGATCGACGGCGCCGGGCACGCCCTGGCATTGAGCATCGATGAAATCGCCAGTGGGCTGGCGAATAAACAACCGATTGCGATTCAGAGTGATGCCGAGGAAGCGTTGGCGGCAGAGCTGGAGCAAATGCCCGATGAAATCGACGAAGGGCAGCGGCTGGTGCAGACGCAATTGGCGTTGATCTGTCGGCAATTGGGGCCGTTGCGCACGTTGGCTGCGCATTTGATCAAAGATACCAGCGCGGCTTAG
- a CDS encoding substrate-binding periplasmic protein, which yields MPRLTRAVALIAVLLLAQPALAQRLRLVADGWPPFTDATLVNGGLATDIVRTALARAGYASDFEQVPWARALKGVGDGRYDVLINAWYNEDRTHLGQFSGEYLLNRVRFLKRSDDTIEYHSLDALHDEAIAVVRGYAYSAAFDQDSQLQKVPVHNFAMAVRMLAAQRVRLTLEDEYVARYYLARESPRVRDAVVFVGKPLSENSLHILVSLRNPEHAQIVAGFDREIARMKADGSYARLMKAHGM from the coding sequence ATGCCGCGATTGACTCGTGCCGTTGCTTTGATCGCAGTGCTGCTGCTGGCGCAACCGGCGCTGGCACAACGTTTGCGCCTGGTGGCGGATGGCTGGCCACCGTTTACTGATGCCACCTTGGTCAATGGCGGCTTGGCTACTGATATCGTCCGCACGGCCCTGGCCCGCGCCGGCTACGCCAGTGATTTTGAACAGGTGCCCTGGGCGCGCGCATTGAAGGGCGTGGGGGATGGGCGCTACGACGTGCTGATCAACGCCTGGTATAACGAGGACCGCACGCACCTGGGGCAGTTTTCCGGCGAGTACTTGCTTAACCGTGTGCGCTTTCTCAAGCGTAGCGACGATACCATCGAATATCACAGCCTGGACGCACTGCACGACGAGGCCATCGCGGTGGTGCGCGGTTATGCCTACTCGGCGGCATTCGATCAAGACAGCCAGTTGCAGAAAGTGCCGGTGCACAACTTCGCCATGGCCGTGCGCATGCTGGCGGCGCAGCGCGTGCGACTGACGCTGGAGGATGAATACGTAGCGCGCTATTACCTGGCGCGGGAGTCGCCGCGGGTGCGCGATGCCGTGGTGTTTGTGGGCAAGCCATTGAGTGAGAACAGCCTGCACATCCTGGTCAGCCTGAGGAACCCCGAGCATGCGCAGATCGTCGCTGGTTTCGATCGGGAGATTGCCAGGATGAAGGCGGATGGCAGTTATGCGCGGTTGATGAAGGCGCATGGGATGTAG